Below is a genomic region from Fundulus heteroclitus isolate FHET01 chromosome 5, MU-UCD_Fhet_4.1, whole genome shotgun sequence.
ATTTAGATGACCGGGTTTTGTTTATACTGGGTTTTGTCTCTGCTTACGCAGCAACGGCCCTGGGAAAGAATGTTTTTCAGCAGGCTAATTAAAAACCACAGAAACCAAAACACATTCTGGGGGTTTTTATGCTCAACAACGCCACATATTAAATGGAAGACAAAAACATATACCTCAAATAATTTCTGTATCTGCTCTCCAGTATGAGGGTAAAACCAGCTGGTGGAGGCTGCATTCTGTTGTTTATGACGGCTGCTGAGGAGCTGTGCACAGAGAGGAAGCCTGGAGAGAGCCTTTAGTCTGACGAGAGGCTTTCATCAAGCTAATTAATGGAAATAATTACACCTAATGAGAAGCGCGCGCTAGCAGAGCACAACAGCACAGATGAAAAGCAACGGGAGTGCAGATTTTAATTTAGAATAGGTTTTGCCGGTTGTGCTGTAAGGACgaatgtgtgtgtttacagCAAAGGGATCAGGGAAGTTTACCGTTATTTAAGTGGGGAATCTATAAACCGAGGCCAGGAAAATGCCACAGATTCCAACAGCAGAAGTGCAGACGCTTCCTCTTTCTTGACACAGCGACAGCTCGCTCACTCTAATTCAAAGAGGACAACTCTCACATTTTAGGGAATTCACAGCAATTCTTACAAATAGATCCCAAATCAAAAATCAGACAATGCTACTTGCAAATATTGCCTACCGTTTCTAGCTAACTTTTTCACACCTTTCCAATTTTTTAAGTTTCCACATTCTAATCAAaaacatcaatgttttttaatattaGACAGATGCAAGAGATATattgttttcaaaattaaacatggTATATATCTGAAAGGTGGggtatttgtattcagtcctcTGAGTTCCTTCTGAAGAATCCCCTTTTGCATCCATTGAAGCAGCAAGTCTTTCACCTTACAGATTACCAGCTTTGAAAATAtagagactgacatttttggCCAATGGTCTTTGCTACATAGCTTAAGCTGAGCCAGACTGGACGGAGAGGATCTGCGAGATCCTATTTTCAAGTCTTAATTCAGATTCTTggctggatttaggtctggactttgactgggcccttCGAATGCATGAAAATGCAGCCCAGAGCTTTATTCCAGTAAAGCTCCTGCTGTTTGTTTAGTGTTGTCGTCCTGCTACCAGGAAAACCTCTGCCTCCGTCTCACATCTTCATGCAGAATCGAACAGGTTGTCCTCCAGGATTGGCCTGAATTTAGTTCCATCCCATCAACCCATTAGCATGCAAgacaaaaagttcaattttggtttgatctgaccagagcaccttcttccacatgtttgctgtgtccccagcATGGCATAAAGCAGACGGATATTAGGACTTTTGATGGCTCTCTTTCACCAGTAGCTTTCGTCTTGTCTCTTTTCTGTCTGCCGTGTTTCTTGGGGTTCATGAGAGACTTTCTATTTACCACCATTTTCTAGCAAAGCTAtacaaaacatttgtaaaatcagacaaaaacagaTTCTCCTCCAGAGCTAAATACAAAATTCATGCCAAGCTTTTTAGATGTGAAAAGACTCCCCCTTTTAAATCTCAAAAAGCAGATATTTACCTGAGAAGTAAAACTTGTACGTCTAAGAGTAagatctgaaaaaagaaaaaaacacattcagatACACTTTCAGGAAACCCTCTGAGCATGTGTCATTCTCACGCAGCAGGGACTTCACGTTTTACGCTTGTAAAAAAGAGGTTACCAGagaaatgaaccaaaaaaaaaaaaagtatcatgCATCCTAATGAGGAAATGAGATTCTGAAGAAGAGAACCTACCAACAACGTGGTCTCTAGCATGCACTTTAGTCCAGAACTGTGCTTCTTGTCTGGAACAAAGCAACAAGGGCATCTCTTAATTTAAACGCATCTACAAGCAATGAAATATTACATAAGTAAATATTTAGTTCTCTTTATTTGAACTTCTGCATCTTCATTTTTAGTTTATGAAGCTTTCTTGAGGACACATTTGTTTGAGTGGCACAAAAGGCACAATCcttatgtgtgtgtgaaaaaaaaagaaaaaaaagtcagaatcaCTGTGTGCCTTTTGCAGGATCCATTACCTTCTCTTCTTTTCCTCGGCGGCagcttttgctttaaaaaaggaaggagcagagatcGTCACTTTcacaaatgaagaaaagaagTTTTCAATGAGAAAGAGGGGTTGCTGGTGGGAAGTACCTTTCCTCTTGGCCAGCATGACCAAAACAACCAGCGAGCATAGAAATAATACAGCTGCAGAGAGGGAGCCCAGTACAAGAGGCCAGTCCAAacctggcacacacacacacacacattaatatccaacatttaaaaaggggggaaaaatgacattttaaagacaaGGATCAAGATACACTCATATCTTGCGCCACTGCAATACATCCCCCATCCTTTCTGATTTAATTAATTCAATAATGAGGAATAACTGCGGCCTACCTTTTGATGGTGAAGGGGACATTCCTGAAAGATGCAGGTAAAGAAACTCATAAAAGTGGAATGACCCAGAAAACTGCATATGGTAGCAGTGTAGGTCCCTACCTGTGGTTAAAGCCAGAGGGACGCTGCGCTCAGAGAGGCTCCACGTGCTTCCTATCAGAGCTCTGTACTGGCACTGATAAAAGGTCACTGGGGAGTCCTGGACAGGCACCGGGAATGTGGCTTGCGAGTCCCACGCTTTTCCGTGGTAAATTGCCAGAGGAAGCTCGTTCCCAGCTACGTAGAGGGAGAACACGGAGCTGGGGTATGCAGGGGAACCTGCGCAGATCAGATGCCACGCGTCTGTCTGCTTCTGGAGGACGAGGGAGGGCACAGGAAGCACACCTGGCAGCAAAATGAGCCAAAGCAGTCAACAATGGTCCCGGGAAAATACATACTAGCCCTTTATGGCATGAAATATGGGAACCTCAGCCAGGACCTTTTCCTTTTAGTCATGTTtagtcttggaaaaaaaaaacatgtacacagcgctcaaataaataaatacaatgtaactccaagtcaatcacacttctgtgaaatcaaactctccacttaagaagcaacactgatttaCAATCAATCAGTGCTGTTGTGCTGACGTATTAGACaccaggtggaaactagagacAAAAATTGGGGGGATTGTTTTCTTGCCTTTTTTAACCTCCTAAACTCTGGAATTCCTTGCCAAAAGAACTGTGATCCATCACCGAGCTCCAAGTTTTGAGATCCCATCTAAAAACACGCCTGTATAGGCGGTCATGTGATGCTCAGTTACTGTTTAGGTGTAGTTTATAGGGCACTTGTCTGGATGTGTTTTGACAGATAATATCTTTTTGAAATCATATcaaatctttttaaacattttagcatTGTGATACTAAGTATTTTATTATCTGTTTTGTTCCAACTTGTTCTGTTACTCcagaaatgtaaacattgtgCACCATCTGGATTGTTGGAAAATACTATATttttgattggttggttggttgatttTGCATTCTGCAGTTTTTAAGCTCTGTCAGTCAGCAAATCCTCAAAGTCTTTACCAATCTCACCATTGTTTGCGGTTCTGTACAACAACTACCATTCTATCATCCTCCTCATTTCATTTATGAGGATGATGGAAGCCCAAACACATTTTCCcattaaaatgggaaaatgtataggtaaatattagtaactgttacttcaaactgccactttgattttgatttttttttttaatgacagtaggactctaaagtctcaagtgtttaggggtaggagtttataagttctcacttcttcctaccccattttgagcatgatatgttaactgaaacaaaaatctgtattttctcttctttcttatgcacttcttgttactgtgcactattttatttttatatttgtatcatgttcgaataaatttcatttcatttatcacCACAACCCTACCAGTTTATGTCGCATGGCTTCAGCGTTACAAAATTACGAGAATGTAACTCACACAATTAACCCAATCTTTAAAACAATTGTtcaggttagaaaaaaaatttaggTTATGCTCcaatggcaaaaaaatattgtctTTGCTGCAGAAACATTTACTGATGTTGAAGCATATCTGGAACAGTTTTGTCAAAGTGATGTGAAGAAGTTCAGATGAAATCCTGCCAGTGATGCATGATGTCCACTTTAGTGGGCAGATAAGGATTTGTCATTCAAtaattcatcttttaatttatgttactaatattttgttttagcttttaaGAATGTCATGCTTCAGAAGAACTGGTCAGATATTCCCAAAGGTGCTCTTGTAGACTGAAGACATGTACCTAAATGATAAAAATCCTCACCTTTAATAGTAACATGCACCGTATTGCTGACAGATGAGTTGACCAGTCCTCGTTTACTGTTGATCTGGTAGAGGCAGGCGTactccccctcctcccctcctcttATTGGCCCCACACTGAAGACCCCTGGCTGTGGCTCAGAGCTTGACCTCTGACTGGCCTGATGCTGCGGGATAACGGACGTCATCCCCGTTTGCTCCCTCAGCAAAAGGAAGGTTGCAGGTTTACTAGACTGGGACTGTAACTGGGTTGAGTGACTGGGGACGCTACATCGGAAGTGGAGCGTGTCCCCTGGTGCTGCCACACCGTTGGACGGCTGTACGGACAAGACTGGTGAGGGGAATGAAGTCGGGCCTTCAGCTGTTGGACAAAGAAGTCAAGAGGAAACCGTCAGAGTGACCTGACCAGTCAAAATATGAGCCCgcccccataaaaaaaaaaaaaaaacacctgtatAAATACAGacactaaattaattaaaatatgtgTTCCGATGAGCCttgtttgtcacattaaatgtcCCCTCCTTAAATGTCCCCTCCTTTTAAGTACCAAAAACTGCTTTTGGTACttaaaaggagggggggggggggcacactgTTAAGCCAAAATCTCCACTGAGGACCAGCATACAGAGAGTTACAGTTATCTAAATTAGATATAATAAAAGTATGCATTAGAACCTTGAAATGGGGCTTTAGCGCAAAAAAGTTAATCTCAGTTACCTAGCACATCTGTCACTGTCAAAGATCACAGTGGGGTTGGGTGGGAATACATTTCACAAAGAATTTAGTAGACTGGAGGTTACATTCATCACTATGAGCAATCAGATTGGTTCACTATAATATCCGTTTAGTTGTCTTAAAGTTAAGGAAGTTTGTTTCAGTCCCTGAGAAACTCATACAAGGGTAGACATAAAATAGAGATGTTGTGATCTAAAGTCTCAGAAACACGGCTCCTTTATTCCAGAGTcaactacataaaaaaaacaaaaaaaacaaaacaataaaaagcctCAAGAGAGCCGTTTCTGCGCTTTAACAACATTCAAACTAAGGCAACATTTTTGGCAGACGTTATTTAAATGAATGACCGGAACTGCTTGTATATACAAAGTTAAAGATGGCTAATGATAATTTCAAAAAGGTGTCAGTGTTGTTCTTTACAATAACAGGTTGTTCCACAGCATGTCTGAAGGCTACTGGGATACAACTAAGTATCAGAGAAGAGTTGATTATATCAACAATAAAACGGCAAGTTGTTCGTGACCTACTTGGTTTAACATATATCAGAATTGGGTACCAGCTGTCCAGGATGAGCACCTCCTCTCATCCAGGGACTGCTggtgataggcaccagcccccatCGGCAACAGAGACAATAGATGGATGAAGTGCGTTATATCTACCATACTGCCATATTCCAGCTTCCCTAACTAAACTTCCTTTTGTGAGCAGCGGTAGTGGAAACCAGTACATGATGCGTTTgatctttttgtctgtgtgtgtgtgtctgttagAGGGTGTGTGTGGTTTCTATATGAAGCGCAGGATGTAAGCACCGCTATCCACACCCACACAGCTGAGGACAATAAGAGACCACAAACAGCACCTGCCTACCGAAGTGTGTTTTTGGGGTTAGCGTCGAGCGGATGAAGGTGTTGATTTTATACTGTGTGTAGAATCTCAACTGGCAGCAGATTAAAATCCACCctacaaatctgaaaaagctCATTTATATTTCTACCCAACAGTCAGTTGGCCTCTATACGTCATTCGTAACTGATCAGCTAGCCGTGATATTTTTAGCGGTGCAAAGATAAACCTTGTGGGTTGAGATTAAACACAGAAAGATGTCACCCTTTCTTAATTTGAAGGCAAAACCTtatctggaaaacaaaaaaaaaaaaaaagactgaacgGATTTATTTCAGGGCTGCTAACAATTAATCAGATAGTTGGATGTGGTAAAACAGTACCTCTTTGTTCCTTTAGTTGTAAGTAGGGACTGAAGAGACTGTATAGTCCCCTTTGGTCCTTATACAGGCAACAGTAGAGATAGGGCTGGCCTGAATCTGCTTCTTCCATCCTGACGGTGAAGTGAACCTGCTCAGTAGCATGCTGCAGTTCACGCCAGTCCATCTCAATGAAttaagaagaaacaaaacactgaataaaatgaCAGGTGATGCCAAACAcacttcaaaaaaaataaatacggTTCAATATGAAACTTGAATTACTTTATCTTTGTCACGGTACAACATGAAATGAACCCCGGGGTGGCCCTTAGGCGCTCGGCAGACCAGGACTACTAAGTCTTCTGACCTGGAGTAGATGTCCAGGGTTGGTGTCGGAAGGGTTGGCGAGGAGGGAGTGGAGGCCGACAGTTTTTCTGCATGAAGGCAAGATCAAACACGAGTTAAACAACTTCCCCCAGAAATAACAACATCATCGGCTAACGTGCAAATCGCCGATTGCCACATCAGGTGACATTCGGGCGGATCCAAACGGAAGGTTACGGCTGAAAATTACAACACCGAGAAATAGAAACATTTAGAATAAACAAGGTGGTGTTGTGTGTCATttactttatcctgaaaataaTTCTATTTTCCTGTGATACATGTTCTATTGTTAgtcaaaaatagagaaaaaactGACATAAATGTATTCACACCAACAGtatttattacaaaaagaaaatgtttcaaacaAATCTGGGTTATGTTGCTTACCCAAAAGTTGTAAAAAAGCGAGAATAAGTGGATAAAACCAGAGCGAATGACCACTGACACGCTGCATCCTTGACCTGAAAAGAAGactgactgaagtaaacaaGGCACCTCCAAACATATgcttctttctctccctctctccctctcctcctctatcttcctctctctgtgttttcatAATGCATCTGACATCCTCTTGAAGACAGAGCAGCGGGGGGAGTCAAAACTGTAAGCTCACTTCCTTTTTTGGAGATCGCTGGTCGGATATGTGGTttgatgaggaaaaaaaacatttcttcactTCAATCCGAACCAAACTATAAggaaatatttagatttaaaaaaaaaaaatctttgcttggatgggaaaaaaaatggagcaTTGTGATTCAATCTAGTCATTTAGTTTAAAGGTTCGTCAGTCATGCTTGTAATGGTAAAATACGCTTGGTTCTCAAATAAAATCCTCCTTCaacattttgtgtatttttgtccaacattttgacagtttttacACAGGGTAGACAATTAGAGAACTGGTTTGGAGGCAAAATGAACAAATCTATGACGGGGCCAAAAACCCTCCTCAGGTTGCTATCGAGAAGCAGCATAATGGGTTTATGGTAAAATCTGAGCAAAGAGGCAAGTGACAGCCAGGGTAACGCAAGGATTATTTCAGGGAGATATCGGGAGCAATTAAGAAGACGGCAATGCTGTTGTCTGGACACATGAGATGAGGTATGAGCCACAAAGCTGGGAACATTTGCTGGCAAACTAACAGAGCAGCTGACCCAGATTGGTGTGTGTTGTAATATGTAG
It encodes:
- the LOC105936678 gene encoding uncharacterized protein LOC105936678; translated protein: MSPSPSKGLDWPLVLGSLSAAVLFLCSLVVLVMLAKRKAKAAAEEKKRRQEAQFWTKVHARDHVVDLTLRRTSFTSQEWAHGDTETPSRSSAWNPLSTFTTPIY